From Pandoraea vervacti, the proteins below share one genomic window:
- a CDS encoding PLP-dependent aminotransferase family protein, producing the protein MRLYETLAGDIEGQIRKGVYQPGERLPSVRQTSQQRQISITTVIRAYLLLESRGLIVSRPQSGYFVSAREGGGAQLASPVSPKPIAISASVDVSRLVLSTLRSISANDAVPLGSPYPDPAAFPFEKLNRYAYSAARDDSLRGMKNALPPGHPKLIRQIAKRYSEKGVSVDPAEIIVTVGATEAINLCLQAVAKPGDVVAVESPTFYAMLHAIERMGMKAIEIPTDPARGIDVQALAAIAKEQRIAACMVMPNFQNPLGFEMPDDAKRALVALATELEMPIIENGVYNELYYGESYPTTLKQFDTAGLVLHCSSFSKTLASAYRIGWALPGRYRDQVEKLKFLNTLTTASIPQIAIAEFLERDGYEHHLRRLRKTYAQQANLMKAIVTRFFPEGTRLSNPAGGYVLWVELPRAVDGMKLYEQALERGITIGPGYMFSASGSYPNFIRLNYSTPWSPEIEQAVITVGKLAGACARQSVPTPGAR; encoded by the coding sequence ATGAGACTTTACGAGACGCTGGCGGGCGACATCGAGGGCCAGATCCGCAAAGGTGTCTATCAACCCGGGGAACGTCTGCCCTCGGTGCGGCAAACGAGCCAGCAGCGCCAGATCAGCATTACCACGGTCATCCGGGCCTACTTGTTGCTCGAAAGCCGTGGCCTGATCGTCAGTCGGCCGCAATCGGGATACTTTGTCAGTGCGCGCGAAGGCGGCGGTGCGCAGCTCGCCTCGCCGGTCAGTCCAAAACCGATTGCCATTTCGGCTTCTGTCGACGTGAGCCGACTGGTACTGTCCACCCTTCGATCGATCTCGGCTAACGACGCCGTTCCACTGGGATCGCCCTATCCCGATCCAGCCGCATTTCCCTTCGAAAAGCTCAACCGCTACGCGTATTCCGCCGCACGCGACGATTCGTTGCGCGGCATGAAGAACGCGCTGCCTCCCGGTCATCCCAAGCTGATCCGACAGATCGCCAAGCGTTACTCCGAGAAAGGCGTGAGCGTCGATCCTGCCGAGATCATCGTGACGGTGGGCGCGACCGAAGCCATCAATCTCTGTCTTCAGGCCGTCGCCAAGCCGGGAGACGTAGTGGCCGTGGAGTCGCCGACCTTCTACGCCATGCTGCACGCGATCGAGCGCATGGGCATGAAGGCCATCGAGATTCCGACCGATCCGGCGCGCGGCATCGACGTGCAGGCGCTCGCCGCTATCGCGAAGGAACAGCGCATCGCGGCATGCATGGTCATGCCGAATTTCCAGAATCCGCTGGGTTTCGAGATGCCGGACGATGCCAAGCGGGCCTTGGTGGCGCTGGCCACCGAGCTGGAGATGCCCATCATCGAAAATGGCGTCTACAACGAGCTGTATTACGGCGAGTCGTATCCGACGACGCTCAAGCAGTTCGACACCGCCGGACTGGTACTGCATTGTTCATCGTTTTCGAAGACGCTGGCGTCGGCCTACCGGATCGGCTGGGCGCTCCCGGGGCGATACCGCGATCAGGTCGAGAAACTGAAGTTTCTGAACACGCTCACGACGGCGTCCATCCCGCAGATCGCGATCGCGGAGTTTCTGGAGCGTGACGGATACGAGCATCATCTGCGCCGACTTCGCAAGACCTATGCCCAACAGGCCAATCTCATGAAGGCCATCGTGACGCGCTTTTTCCCCGAGGGGACGCGACTTTCGAATCCTGCCGGCGGCTACGTGCTCTGGGTGGAATTGCCCCGCGCGGTCGACGGCATGAAGCTCTATGAGCAGGCGCTCGAGCGCGGCATTACCATCGGGCCCGGCTACATGTTCTCAGCCTCCGGCAGCTACCCCAACTTCATTCGCCTGAACTACAGCACACCGTGGTCGCCCGAGATCGAGCAGGCCGTCATTACGGTCGGCAAACTGGCCGGCGCCTGCGCACGGCAGAGCGTGCCGACGCCTGGCGCGCGGTGA
- a CDS encoding bestrophin family protein, whose amino-acid sequence MIVRPKQSWFRLLFVWNGSVLQSIIPQLLFMGAVSSLAVFTQGRIFGEKIPLNTTLLTLFGLTLAIFLAFRNNASYERFNEARHLWGNALIASRALVSQLLCYLPAGGEAQRVADLTVAVTYALKHELRDSDPYDDLSKLLGPGQAAWLGNRKYRPMAILHLLRERVSRAHAQGALTDAQFWTVDAQLVDLGKTIGGCERIVSTPIPFAYSVLLHRTVYTYCMLLPFGLVDSTEFFTPLLCVFISYTLIALEAIANEVAEPFGVAPNALALDAMTRNIERSVFELCGRELPDPVTPKFPYQLT is encoded by the coding sequence ATGATTGTCCGGCCCAAACAAAGCTGGTTCCGTCTCCTGTTCGTCTGGAACGGTTCCGTCTTGCAGTCGATCATTCCTCAGCTTCTGTTCATGGGGGCGGTCAGCAGTCTGGCCGTCTTCACGCAGGGGCGAATCTTCGGCGAAAAGATCCCGCTCAACACCACGCTGCTCACGCTGTTCGGGCTCACGCTTGCCATTTTTCTGGCGTTTCGCAACAACGCCAGCTACGAGCGCTTTAACGAGGCACGTCACCTGTGGGGGAATGCGCTGATCGCGTCGCGCGCGCTCGTGTCGCAATTGTTGTGCTACCTGCCTGCCGGCGGTGAAGCGCAGCGTGTGGCCGATCTCACCGTGGCCGTGACCTATGCGCTCAAGCACGAACTGCGCGACAGCGATCCCTATGACGATCTGAGCAAGCTGTTGGGACCGGGACAGGCGGCCTGGCTCGGCAACCGGAAGTACCGCCCCATGGCGATACTTCACCTGCTGCGTGAACGCGTGAGCCGCGCGCACGCGCAGGGGGCGCTCACGGACGCGCAGTTCTGGACCGTCGACGCGCAACTCGTCGACCTCGGCAAGACGATCGGCGGGTGCGAGCGCATTGTGTCGACACCTATTCCGTTCGCCTACAGCGTGCTGCTGCACCGCACGGTCTACACCTACTGCATGTTGCTGCCGTTCGGTCTGGTCGATTCGACGGAGTTCTTCACGCCATTGCTGTGCGTGTTTATCTCTTACACGCTGATCGCACTGGAGGCGATCGCCAACGAGGTGGCCGAACCGTTCGGCGTTGCGCCGAATGCGCTGGCGCTCGACGCCATGACGCGCAATATCGAGCGTTCGGTGTTCGAACTCTGCGGGCGTGAGCTGCCGGACCCCGTCACGCCGAAGTTTCCGTATCAGCTGACCTGA
- a CDS encoding DUF1059 domain-containing protein: MTRKYIDCREFPSETNCSVALSADSENELLEAAVQHAVTVHKHADSPALRSQLKTLFHDGTPPVESPPRG; this comes from the coding sequence ATGACTCGCAAATACATCGATTGCCGGGAATTTCCCAGTGAAACGAACTGCTCCGTCGCCCTCAGCGCAGACTCGGAGAACGAGTTGCTGGAGGCGGCCGTTCAGCATGCGGTGACGGTCCACAAGCACGCCGACTCCCCGGCGCTTCGCTCACAACTGAAGACACTGTTCCACGACGGCACGCCACCGGTCGAGTCCCCGCCTCGCGGCTGA
- a CDS encoding cytochrome ubiquinol oxidase subunit I, translating to MDMLDALQLARLQFAFTVSFHIVFPAISIGLASFLAVLEWRWLATGDEAYKDMFLFWSKIFAIGFGMGVVSGVVMAYEFGTNWAGFSHVAGNITGPLLTYEVLTAFFLEAGFLGIMLFGWERVSERAHFFATLMVAVGTLISTFWILSSNSFMQTPQGYAIEAGRIVPVDWFKVVFNPSFPYRLAHMTIAAFIVAAFIVAACGAWHLLKGRRDKPVKRSFSMALWILLALAPIQIVVGDAHGLNTREYQPAKIAAIEGLWETEKGGTALNLFGLPDMDAEVTRYAVKVPHLGSLILTHSWDGEIRGLKEFAPQDRPYSPVIFWTFRIMAGLGMLMLLTALLGVWLRIRGKFYETRWYQWMVLCMGPSGLIALLAGWITTEVGRQPWTVYGVLRTTQSVSPVSAQQVGVSLLILVVVYFLVFGMGVYYMLKLMKQGPSERAEYFVRLKHPGLNNRALSEPFEAVQGE from the coding sequence ATGGACATGTTAGATGCCCTACAACTGGCCCGATTGCAGTTCGCATTCACGGTCTCGTTTCACATTGTTTTTCCCGCGATCAGCATCGGTCTGGCGAGCTTTCTCGCGGTGCTCGAATGGCGCTGGCTGGCCACCGGCGACGAAGCCTACAAGGACATGTTTCTCTTCTGGTCGAAGATCTTCGCCATCGGCTTCGGCATGGGGGTCGTATCCGGTGTCGTCATGGCGTATGAGTTCGGCACCAATTGGGCCGGCTTCTCACACGTGGCGGGCAACATCACGGGGCCGCTCCTGACTTACGAAGTGCTCACCGCGTTCTTCCTCGAAGCGGGGTTCCTCGGCATCATGCTCTTCGGATGGGAGCGTGTGAGCGAGCGTGCGCATTTCTTCGCCACGCTGATGGTCGCCGTGGGCACGCTCATCTCGACGTTCTGGATTCTCTCGTCGAACAGCTTCATGCAAACGCCGCAGGGCTATGCCATCGAAGCCGGGCGCATCGTGCCGGTCGACTGGTTCAAGGTGGTGTTCAATCCGTCGTTCCCCTATCGGCTGGCTCACATGACCATCGCGGCGTTCATCGTGGCGGCGTTCATCGTCGCGGCGTGTGGGGCATGGCACTTGCTCAAGGGGCGTCGCGACAAGCCCGTCAAGCGCAGCTTTTCGATGGCACTTTGGATACTGCTGGCGCTCGCGCCGATTCAGATTGTCGTGGGCGACGCGCACGGCCTGAATACACGCGAATACCAGCCCGCCAAAATCGCGGCCATCGAAGGGCTCTGGGAAACGGAGAAGGGCGGCACCGCGCTCAACCTGTTCGGCCTGCCCGACATGGACGCGGAAGTGACGCGTTACGCCGTCAAGGTGCCGCATCTGGGCAGCCTGATCCTCACGCACTCGTGGGACGGCGAAATCCGGGGTCTCAAGGAATTCGCCCCGCAGGACCGGCCGTATTCGCCGGTCATCTTCTGGACGTTCCGCATCATGGCCGGCCTCGGCATGCTCATGCTGCTCACGGCGCTCCTCGGCGTCTGGCTGCGCATTCGCGGAAAGTTCTACGAGACCCGCTGGTATCAGTGGATGGTGCTGTGCATGGGGCCTTCCGGGCTGATCGCATTGCTCGCCGGATGGATCACGACGGAAGTCGGACGTCAGCCGTGGACCGTCTACGGCGTGCTGCGCACGACGCAATCCGTCTCGCCGGTGAGCGCGCAGCAAGTCGGCGTGTCGCTGCTGATCCTCGTCGTCGTGTATTTCCTCGTGTTCGGCATGGGGGTGTACTACATGCTCAAGCTCATGAAGCAGGGGCCGAGCGAGAGAGCCGAGTATTTCGTGCGTCTGAAGCATCCGGGACTGAACAACCGCGCGTTGTCGGAACCGTTCGAAGCCGTTCAGGGGGAGTGA
- the moaA gene encoding GTP 3',8-cyclase MoaA, with translation MNAIVDLPVVSISAASAQPGEHGAPVVDLRGRPLRDLRLSVIDQCNFRCTYCMPRDTFGAGYPFLPASARLSFDQMETLARAFASLGVDKIRITGGEPLLRRGVEHLIERLARIPTWDGRPMEIALTTNGVLLKDKARALRDAGLTRVTVSLDALDDAVFRRMTDTDTPVARVLEGIAVAGAVGLAPVKVNTVIERGVNDSQILPLVRHFKGTGVALRFIEYMDVGGAAGWGMSRVVTASEVRDRVASMYRLVAVDAADAVRPGSTSVNYRHEDDGSEVGFIASVSQPFCGDCTRARVSSDGQLYTCLFATQGMDLRPWLSDGASPARLAEAVRTHWQSRGDNYSERRGRRGAHGDKRQYPTIRMSLVGG, from the coding sequence GTGAACGCCATCGTCGACCTTCCCGTTGTTTCGATATCCGCTGCGTCAGCGCAACCGGGCGAGCATGGCGCGCCCGTTGTGGACCTGCGCGGGCGGCCGCTTCGCGATTTGCGCCTGTCCGTCATCGATCAGTGCAATTTCCGGTGCACCTATTGCATGCCCCGCGACACGTTTGGCGCCGGGTATCCTTTCCTGCCGGCCTCGGCGCGCCTATCGTTCGATCAGATGGAGACGCTGGCACGCGCCTTTGCTTCGCTGGGCGTCGACAAGATCCGCATTACCGGCGGCGAGCCGCTTTTGCGACGCGGCGTCGAACATCTCATCGAGCGGCTTGCCCGTATTCCGACGTGGGACGGCCGCCCCATGGAGATTGCGCTGACGACCAATGGCGTGCTGCTCAAGGACAAGGCGCGCGCGCTGCGCGACGCCGGACTCACGCGCGTGACCGTGAGTCTCGATGCGCTGGACGACGCGGTGTTCCGGCGCATGACCGACACCGATACGCCGGTCGCGCGGGTGCTGGAGGGCATTGCCGTTGCCGGTGCGGTGGGGCTCGCGCCGGTCAAGGTCAATACGGTGATCGAGCGCGGCGTGAACGACAGCCAGATCTTGCCGCTGGTACGCCACTTCAAAGGCACCGGGGTGGCGCTTCGCTTTATCGAATACATGGACGTGGGCGGTGCCGCAGGCTGGGGCATGTCGCGTGTCGTGACAGCCAGTGAAGTGCGCGACAGGGTGGCGTCGATGTATCGGCTCGTCGCCGTGGACGCCGCGGACGCCGTGAGACCCGGCAGCACGTCCGTCAACTACCGGCACGAGGACGACGGCTCGGAGGTCGGCTTCATCGCCAGCGTCTCGCAGCCGTTTTGTGGCGATTGCACACGGGCGCGGGTGTCCTCCGACGGGCAACTCTATACCTGTCTGTTCGCCACCCAGGGCATGGACCTCAGGCCGTGGCTGAGCGACGGGGCGTCGCCGGCGCGGCTCGCGGAGGCGGTTCGCACCCATTGGCAGTCACGCGGTGACAATTATTCCGAACGTCGGGGCCGGCGCGGCGCGCACGGCGACAAACGTCAGTATCCGACGATTCGCATGTCATTGGTCGGCGGCTGA
- the cydB gene encoding cytochrome d ubiquinol oxidase subunit II, translated as MHIDLPVVWAAIIGLGVFIYVVLDGFDLGIGLLFPFFDSKSERQVMLNTVAPVWDGNETFLVLGGAGLYGAFPVVYATLLPANYLPLIMMVVGLIFRGAAFELRAKARRTQHLWDLAFIGGSALAAFCQGVVLGSLLQGIRIVNEQFAGGPFDWLSPFSVFCGMGVLVTYATLGCGWLILKTDGELQRKMRLLMRPMVTVLLGMVALVSLWTVLGLPGVAQRWFASGMLGWFLPVPILVVACVAGIFRSVRLRHEAAPFVLTLALCFLGYSGLIISIWPNILPPSLTIWQASSSPQSQQFALVGTAIVLPIILVYNAMQYRVFRGKVREHDAGYH; from the coding sequence ATGCATATCGATCTACCTGTGGTCTGGGCGGCCATTATCGGCCTGGGCGTGTTCATCTACGTCGTCCTCGACGGCTTCGATCTCGGCATCGGTCTGCTGTTTCCGTTCTTCGACAGCAAGAGCGAGCGCCAGGTCATGCTCAACACGGTCGCACCGGTGTGGGACGGCAACGAGACGTTTCTGGTGCTGGGCGGCGCCGGGCTGTACGGCGCGTTTCCTGTCGTGTACGCGACACTGCTTCCGGCAAATTACCTGCCACTGATCATGATGGTGGTCGGTCTGATCTTTCGTGGCGCCGCGTTCGAGCTTCGCGCCAAGGCACGCCGCACGCAACATCTGTGGGATCTCGCCTTCATCGGCGGCTCGGCGCTCGCGGCGTTCTGTCAGGGTGTCGTGCTGGGGTCGTTGTTGCAGGGCATCCGGATCGTGAACGAGCAATTTGCCGGCGGCCCGTTCGACTGGCTCTCGCCGTTCAGCGTGTTTTGCGGCATGGGCGTACTCGTCACCTATGCAACGTTGGGGTGTGGCTGGCTCATCCTCAAGACGGACGGCGAGTTGCAGCGCAAGATGCGCCTGCTCATGCGCCCCATGGTCACGGTGCTGCTCGGCATGGTGGCGCTGGTCAGCCTGTGGACGGTGCTCGGCCTGCCGGGCGTGGCGCAGCGCTGGTTCGCCAGCGGCATGCTGGGCTGGTTCCTGCCCGTGCCGATTCTGGTCGTGGCCTGTGTGGCGGGGATCTTCCGTTCGGTGCGCCTGCGTCATGAAGCCGCGCCGTTCGTGTTGACGCTCGCCCTGTGCTTTCTTGGGTACAGCGGACTCATTATCAGCATCTGGCCGAACATCCTGCCGCCCTCGCTCACCATCTGGCAGGCCTCGTCCAGCCCGCAGAGCCAGCAGTTCGCGCTCGTGGGCACGGCCATCGTGCTGCCGATCATTCTCGTCTACAACGCGATGCAGTACCGGGTGTTCCGGGGCAAGGTCCGCGAGCACGACGCCGGCTATCACTAA
- a CDS encoding GntR family transcriptional regulator, whose amino-acid sequence MPFTPALSNVSVTRFIPAHSPANGDTASLSTAERAHAEIRRQILSGELPEGAPIRQDEIAARLGVSKIPVREALMRLQSEGWVVLKRNAGAFVTPLTVSDCVEMLDMRIALECRALELAVPNMAPSDLAVAEQWLQRYAKADTPQSWSELNLAFHQALYAPANRPRLVATAHAAQERMGRFLRAHLSAVNDHQRSTDEHLAIHRACAAGDTKTAVRLLRKHLEQTQREVMAFFRLNAKA is encoded by the coding sequence GTGCCATTCACTCCGGCCTTGTCCAACGTCTCCGTGACCCGATTCATTCCTGCACACTCGCCCGCTAACGGCGATACCGCCTCCCTGTCGACGGCAGAACGCGCCCATGCGGAAATTCGTCGGCAGATTCTGTCGGGCGAATTGCCTGAGGGCGCGCCGATTCGTCAGGACGAGATTGCGGCGCGTCTGGGCGTGAGCAAGATTCCGGTGCGCGAGGCGCTGATGCGTCTGCAATCGGAAGGATGGGTGGTGCTCAAGCGCAATGCCGGGGCGTTTGTCACGCCGCTCACGGTGAGCGACTGTGTCGAGATGCTCGACATGCGTATCGCGCTCGAATGCCGCGCGCTGGAACTGGCCGTGCCCAACATGGCGCCCAGTGATCTGGCCGTGGCAGAGCAGTGGCTCCAACGCTACGCGAAAGCGGACACGCCACAGTCGTGGAGCGAACTGAATCTTGCCTTCCATCAGGCACTGTACGCGCCGGCCAATCGCCCACGTCTGGTCGCTACGGCGCACGCGGCTCAGGAGCGCATGGGCCGCTTTCTGCGCGCGCATCTGTCTGCGGTCAACGATCACCAGCGCTCCACTGACGAGCACCTCGCCATCCATCGCGCCTGCGCCGCCGGCGACACCAAAACGGCTGTGCGACTGCTGCGCAAACACCTCGAACAAACACAACGCGAAGTGATGGCGTTCTTCCGGCTGAACGCGAAGGCGTAA
- a CDS encoding NADPH-dependent FMN reductase, with amino-acid sequence MADAPCAYQRTQSMAELAPPLVKLLAISGSLRKASVNTKILETVADSDLLNAHAVIDVIVLTDVPLYNEDLDLEVPPPAVQALRDSIRFADGVIISTPEYNHGLPGVLKNALDWASRPQGQSCLAGKPVLSLSASPAFTGGVRAQAQLNETLIAVGAQLVPRAQIVIGGASEQVSATRLMNEATLNFVIDGVRDLLRVIERNRHAQYQEA; translated from the coding sequence GTGGCAGACGCGCCTTGCGCTTATCAGAGGACTCAATCCATGGCTGAACTTGCTCCCCCCCTCGTTAAACTTCTGGCGATTTCCGGCAGCCTCCGCAAAGCGTCGGTCAATACCAAAATTCTCGAGACCGTGGCGGATTCGGATTTGCTCAACGCGCACGCGGTTATCGACGTGATCGTTCTGACGGACGTGCCCTTGTACAACGAAGATCTGGATTTGGAGGTGCCGCCGCCAGCCGTGCAGGCGCTCAGAGACTCGATTCGTTTCGCAGATGGCGTGATTATCTCGACACCGGAATACAACCATGGCCTGCCGGGCGTACTGAAGAACGCACTGGATTGGGCTTCCCGGCCCCAAGGGCAGTCCTGCCTTGCCGGCAAACCGGTACTGTCACTGTCGGCGTCGCCTGCTTTTACCGGCGGGGTGCGCGCACAGGCGCAGTTGAATGAAACGTTGATTGCCGTCGGCGCTCAGCTCGTGCCTCGCGCGCAAATCGTGATCGGCGGAGCGTCCGAGCAAGTCTCCGCGACACGACTCATGAATGAGGCAACGCTGAACTTCGTCATTGACGGCGTTCGCGATCTGCTTCGCGTGATCGAGCGGAATCGGCACGCACAATATCAGGAGGCGTGA
- a CDS encoding FdhF/YdeP family oxidoreductase: protein MSKRREVPGIRPYDGPAGGWGALRATATAVRQQMESFEAPIVLMRTNQPTGFDCPGCAWPDKEHRSTFQFCENGAKAVTWEATTKRVTPEFFAQHTVSSLLAMSDYELEDFGRLTHPMAYDAATDKFVPVAWDAAFARIGEILRSYDSPDKVEFYTSGRASNEAAYLFQLFAREYGTNNFPDCSNMCHEPTSVGLPMSIGIGKGTVSLDDFDETELIISIGHNPGTNHPRMMGTLHEVARRNVPIIVFNPLRERALERFADPQNIIEMATYSSTKIASTYFQVKAGGDAAALKGIMKALLALEATQGNVLDRDFIATHTEGFDALAADLEATSWADIEKESGLTRDELEQVAVAYAKSNATIVTYGMGITQHNTGTANVRLIADLLLMRGNFGKPGAGICPLRGHSNVQGNRTVGITEKPSEDFLQRIENVFGFKPPHGHGHDAVKAMQAMVDGSSKALICLGGNFAVALPDPDLCFPAMKTLDLSVHLGTKLNRTHLLVAKETFILPVLGRTELDVQAGGPQSITVEDSMSMVHASAGRLKPASEHLRSEPAIVAGMAQATLPASKVDWQSLVGDYDRIRDLIERTVPGFDDYNTRIRVPGGFRMPLPPTERKWDTPSGKAIFSVFKGVRENYEPWADDVLRLITIRSHDQYNTTIYALDDRYRGVFGRRDVLFMHPNDLAAHGLEHGDLVDIETISSGRALRLTGITVIEYNIAPGSVAAYYPEANVLVPLDYIDEDSGTPSYKSIPVRVLRSAQRVEPAATPAATPAAS, encoded by the coding sequence ATGAGCAAGCGACGCGAAGTACCGGGCATTCGCCCCTACGACGGACCCGCAGGCGGATGGGGCGCACTGCGCGCCACCGCTACCGCCGTGCGCCAGCAGATGGAGAGCTTCGAGGCGCCCATCGTGCTGATGCGTACCAATCAGCCCACGGGCTTCGACTGCCCGGGATGCGCGTGGCCCGACAAGGAGCATCGCTCGACGTTCCAATTTTGCGAGAACGGCGCCAAGGCCGTGACATGGGAAGCCACGACCAAGCGCGTCACGCCGGAATTCTTCGCGCAGCACACGGTGTCGTCGCTGCTCGCCATGTCCGACTATGAACTCGAAGACTTTGGCCGCCTGACCCACCCGATGGCCTACGACGCCGCCACCGACAAGTTCGTGCCGGTGGCGTGGGACGCCGCGTTCGCGCGCATCGGCGAGATCCTGCGCAGCTACGATTCGCCGGACAAGGTCGAGTTCTACACGTCGGGGCGCGCCTCGAACGAAGCCGCGTACCTCTTCCAGTTGTTCGCCCGCGAGTACGGCACGAACAACTTCCCCGACTGCTCGAACATGTGTCACGAGCCGACGAGCGTCGGACTGCCGATGTCGATCGGCATCGGCAAGGGCACCGTCTCGCTGGATGACTTCGACGAGACGGAACTCATCATCTCGATCGGCCACAACCCGGGCACGAACCATCCGCGAATGATGGGCACGCTGCACGAAGTCGCGCGTCGCAACGTGCCGATCATCGTCTTCAATCCGTTGCGCGAGCGGGCGCTGGAGCGTTTCGCCGACCCGCAGAACATCATCGAGATGGCGACGTACAGTTCCACGAAGATCGCGTCGACCTACTTCCAGGTCAAAGCAGGAGGCGACGCGGCGGCGCTCAAGGGGATCATGAAGGCGTTGCTCGCGCTCGAAGCCACGCAGGGCAATGTGCTCGACCGCGATTTCATCGCCACCCACACCGAGGGGTTCGACGCGCTCGCCGCCGACCTCGAAGCAACGTCGTGGGCCGACATCGAAAAGGAAAGCGGTCTGACGCGCGACGAACTGGAGCAGGTCGCCGTCGCCTACGCCAAGTCGAACGCCACGATCGTGACGTATGGCATGGGCATCACCCAGCACAACACCGGTACGGCCAACGTGCGCCTCATCGCCGATCTGCTGCTCATGCGTGGCAACTTCGGAAAACCCGGTGCAGGCATCTGCCCGTTGCGCGGCCACTCGAACGTGCAAGGCAACCGAACAGTGGGGATCACGGAGAAACCGTCAGAGGACTTCCTCCAGCGCATTGAAAACGTCTTCGGCTTCAAGCCGCCGCATGGGCACGGTCACGACGCCGTCAAGGCGATGCAGGCCATGGTCGACGGATCGTCCAAGGCGCTCATCTGTCTGGGCGGCAACTTCGCGGTGGCGTTGCCGGATCCGGACTTGTGCTTTCCCGCCATGAAAACGCTGGATCTGAGCGTGCATCTGGGCACGAAACTCAATCGCACGCACCTGCTCGTGGCGAAGGAAACGTTCATCTTGCCGGTGCTCGGCCGTACCGAGCTCGATGTGCAGGCCGGCGGCCCCCAATCGATCACCGTCGAAGATTCGATGTCGATGGTGCACGCGTCTGCCGGCCGGCTCAAACCGGCCTCGGAGCATCTGCGCTCAGAGCCGGCCATCGTGGCGGGCATGGCGCAGGCGACGCTGCCGGCGAGCAAAGTCGACTGGCAGTCGCTTGTCGGCGATTACGACCGCATTCGCGATCTCATCGAGCGCACGGTGCCCGGCTTCGACGACTACAACACGCGCATTCGTGTGCCCGGCGGCTTTCGCATGCCGCTGCCGCCGACCGAGCGTAAATGGGATACCCCGTCGGGCAAGGCGATCTTCTCGGTGTTCAAGGGCGTACGAGAGAACTACGAACCGTGGGCGGACGACGTGCTGCGTCTGATCACGATCCGCAGCCACGATCAGTACAACACCACGATCTATGCGCTGGACGACCGTTATCGCGGCGTGTTCGGCCGTCGTGACGTGTTGTTCATGCACCCGAACGATCTGGCCGCGCACGGGCTGGAACACGGCGATCTCGTCGACATCGAGACGATCTCGTCCGGCCGGGCACTCCGGCTCACGGGCATCACGGTGATCGAGTACAACATTGCGCCAGGCTCGGTCGCCGCCTACTATCCCGAAGCCAATGTGCTGGTGCCGCTCGACTACATCGACGAGGACAGCGGAACGCCGTCATACAAGTCGATTCCCGTTCGTGTCCTGCGCAGCGCGCAGCGCGTCGAACCCGCTGCGACACCTGCTGCAACACCGGCCGCGTCATGA
- a CDS encoding LysR family transcriptional regulator has protein sequence MNLLEAMRVYTRVVERAGISSAARDLGIGQSAVSERIERLEQFLGCQLLQRTTRAFKCTPEGEIFYTHSKQVVEAAAQAVSEVSRDHALLKGYLRISAPHCLGEGIIPEALRHLRDICPSMTFDLVLEDRALDLISEGVDLSFRLGRLTDGSFVACKLGQVPRMLVAAPSYLARASAIHGRDDLADHPFIRIKGDFDSEQLPLIDPWGHEDAAPIRTAMTTSHWRPMYDMLRSAAGIGVIKVPAGIDALRDGSLVPVLPGYEVPPLDLHLLIQSKHPFPLRIRHAVDEIRKCMPEILRARATPGDTR, from the coding sequence ATGAACCTGCTTGAGGCCATGCGCGTATACACGCGCGTCGTCGAGCGCGCCGGCATTTCTAGCGCTGCGCGCGATCTCGGCATCGGACAATCGGCGGTGAGCGAGCGCATCGAGCGTCTCGAACAGTTTCTGGGCTGTCAGTTGCTGCAACGCACGACTCGGGCGTTCAAGTGCACGCCGGAAGGGGAGATTTTTTACACGCACAGCAAGCAGGTGGTCGAGGCGGCCGCGCAGGCGGTTTCCGAAGTGTCGCGAGACCACGCGCTGTTGAAGGGATACCTCCGGATATCGGCGCCGCATTGCCTTGGCGAGGGCATCATTCCCGAGGCGTTGCGCCACCTGCGCGATATCTGCCCGTCGATGACCTTCGATCTGGTGCTGGAGGATCGTGCCCTTGACCTGATCTCGGAGGGGGTGGACCTGTCGTTTCGACTTGGACGATTGACGGACGGCAGTTTCGTCGCCTGCAAGTTGGGGCAGGTGCCACGCATGCTCGTGGCCGCGCCGTCGTACCTGGCACGTGCGAGCGCGATTCACGGGAGGGACGATCTGGCAGACCACCCGTTCATTCGCATCAAAGGCGATTTCGACAGCGAGCAGTTGCCGTTGATCGATCCTTGGGGACACGAAGACGCTGCACCGATTCGCACCGCAATGACGACGAGTCATTGGCGGCCGATGTACGACATGCTGCGCAGCGCGGCGGGTATCGGCGTAATCAAAGTGCCGGCGGGTATCGATGCGCTGAGAGATGGCAGCCTGGTGCCGGTCCTTCCCGGATACGAAGTCCCCCCTCTGGACCTGCATCTGCTGATCCAGTCGAAGCACCCGTTCCCGCTGCGGATTCGGCATGCCGTCGACGAGATTCGAAAGTGCATGCCGGAGATTTTGAGGGCCCGCGCGACGCCGGGAGATACGCGATGA